A single window of Streptomyces griseoviridis DNA harbors:
- a CDS encoding glutamate racemase produces the protein MKIALMDSGIGLLAATAAVRRLRPDADLVLSLDPEGMPWGPRTPQDLTRRALAVAQAAAAHRPDALIVGCNTATVHALPTLRARLEPALPVIGTVPAIKPAAAGGGPLAIWATPATTGSPYQRDLIADFAGGVRVTEVPCHGLAEAVEHADAAAVDAAVTAAAALTPDDVTTVVLGCTHYELVAERIRNAVQRPGRPPLVLHGSAGAVAAQALRRLGAQPVTGVQTSGTLTVLLSGHEGSLPDPALAYAEGRFLQAVTPAR, from the coding sequence GTGAAGATCGCGCTCATGGACTCCGGAATCGGTCTACTGGCGGCCACCGCCGCGGTACGGCGTCTGCGGCCCGACGCAGATCTCGTGCTCTCCCTCGATCCGGAGGGCATGCCCTGGGGCCCGCGGACACCGCAGGACCTCACCCGGCGGGCCCTCGCCGTCGCGCAGGCCGCCGCCGCGCACCGGCCCGACGCCCTGATCGTCGGCTGCAACACCGCCACCGTCCACGCGCTGCCCACCCTGCGGGCCCGCCTCGAACCCGCCCTGCCGGTCATCGGCACGGTCCCGGCGATCAAGCCGGCCGCGGCGGGCGGCGGGCCGCTCGCGATCTGGGCGACCCCGGCCACCACCGGCAGCCCCTACCAGCGCGACCTGATCGCCGACTTCGCCGGCGGGGTCCGGGTCACCGAGGTGCCCTGCCACGGTCTCGCCGAGGCCGTGGAGCACGCGGACGCCGCCGCCGTCGACGCCGCGGTCACCGCCGCCGCGGCGCTCACCCCGGACGACGTGACGACCGTCGTCCTCGGCTGCACCCACTACGAACTCGTCGCCGAACGCATCCGCAACGCCGTCCAGCGCCCCGGCCGCCCGCCGCTCGTGCTGCACGGCTCCGCGGGCGCCGTCGCCGCCCAGGCGCTGCGCAGGCTCGGCGCGCAGCCGGTCACCGGCGTGCAGACGAGCGGCACCCTGACGGTGCTGCTCAGCGGCCATGAGGGCAGCCTCCCCGATCCCGCCCTCGCGTACGCCGAAGGCCGGTTCCTCCAGGCGGTCACGCCCGCGCGCTGA
- a CDS encoding glycosyltransferase, with translation MWIAAVSLVAWLWLLLCQGFFWRTDVRLPPREDPGRWPSVCVVVPARDEAAVLPASLPSLLAQDYPGPAEVFLVDDGSTDGTGEVARALAAEHGGLPLTITSPGEPPAGWTGKLWAVRHGIALTRAREPEFLLLTDADIAHAPDSLRTLVAAAGSDGSGRFDLVSQMARLRVESGWERLVVPAFVYFFAQLYPFRRIGRAGSRTAAAAGGCVLLRADVAERARIPDAIRHAVIDDVALARAVKGAGGRVWLGLAERVDSVRPYPRLDDLWRMVSRSAYAQLRHSPALLAGTVAGLALVYLVPPVALAVGLAAGNAAVAVPGGLAWLVMTGTYLPMLRYYGLPSRLAPLLPFTAFLYLLMTVDSAVRHYRGRGAAWKGRTYARPAPVTDEPSP, from the coding sequence GTGTGGATCGCCGCCGTGTCCCTCGTCGCCTGGCTGTGGCTGCTGCTGTGCCAGGGCTTCTTCTGGCGCACGGACGTCAGGCTGCCGCCCCGCGAGGATCCGGGGCGGTGGCCGTCGGTGTGCGTGGTGGTGCCCGCGCGCGACGAGGCGGCCGTGCTGCCCGCGAGCCTGCCGTCGCTGCTCGCGCAGGACTATCCGGGCCCGGCCGAGGTCTTCCTCGTCGACGACGGCAGCACCGACGGCACCGGGGAAGTGGCCCGCGCGCTGGCCGCGGAGCACGGCGGGCTGCCCCTGACAATCACCTCCCCCGGCGAACCGCCCGCGGGCTGGACGGGGAAGCTGTGGGCGGTGCGGCACGGCATCGCGCTCACCCGCGCGCGTGAGCCGGAGTTCCTGCTGCTGACGGACGCGGACATCGCGCACGCCCCCGACAGCCTGCGGACGCTGGTCGCGGCGGCCGGCTCGGACGGCTCAGGCCGGTTCGACCTGGTCTCGCAGATGGCGCGGCTGCGGGTGGAGAGCGGCTGGGAGCGGCTGGTGGTGCCGGCCTTCGTCTACTTCTTCGCCCAGCTCTATCCGTTCCGCCGGATCGGCCGGGCGGGGTCACGGACGGCAGCGGCGGCGGGCGGCTGTGTGCTGCTGCGCGCGGACGTCGCCGAGCGGGCGCGGATCCCGGACGCGATCCGGCACGCCGTCATCGACGACGTGGCGCTCGCGCGGGCGGTCAAGGGCGCCGGCGGTCGTGTCTGGCTGGGGCTGGCCGAGCGGGTGGACAGCGTGCGGCCCTATCCCCGGCTGGACGACCTGTGGCGGATGGTGTCGCGCAGCGCCTACGCCCAACTGCGGCACTCCCCCGCGCTGTTGGCCGGGACGGTGGCCGGTCTCGCGCTGGTCTACCTGGTGCCGCCGGTGGCGCTCGCGGTGGGCCTGGCGGCCGGGAACGCGGCCGTGGCGGTGCCCGGCGGGCTCGCCTGGCTGGTGATGACGGGCACCTATCTGCCGATGCTGCGGTACTACGGACTGCCGTCCCGGCTCGCCCCGCTGCTGCCGTTCACCGCGTTCCTCTACCTGCTGATGACGGTGGACTCGGCGGTGCGGCACTACCGGGGGCGCGGCGCGGCCTGGAAGGGCCGCACCTACGCGCGCCCCGCGCCGGTCACGGACGAGCCGTCGCCCTGA
- a CDS encoding TerD family protein, translating to MAKGQNTPVPTTALRVELGWRSGPEVPDADASALLLVGGKVRSDGDFVFYNQPAHTSGAVRHEGKRDGGGSVTDTLLVDLARVEPAVEKIVLVASADGGTFGSVPGLYIEVTDAAQGGVIARFDSAGASVETAFLLGEFYRRQGAWKFRAVGQGYSTGLEGLATDFGITVDEPQRAPAAAPPPPSATPAPHNPVAPPPPAAPPVAPPPPVTPPPVAPAAPVRLTKVTLTKAAPAVSLAKQGGTSGALRVNLNWQSRKQFSGWGSKRGRAVARHADLDLDLCALYELTDGRKGVVQALGNSFGALHRPPYIHLDGDDRTGAVESGENLTVNLDHTRDFRRILVFVTIYEGARSFADLHATVTLQPQFGAPIDFSLDECTVPSTVCALALLTNTGDDLMVQREARYLVPERGVSPQRTIDHVYGWGMNWTPGRK from the coding sequence ATGGCGAAGGGGCAGAACACGCCGGTGCCGACGACGGCGCTCCGCGTCGAGCTGGGCTGGCGGTCGGGGCCCGAAGTGCCCGACGCGGACGCCTCGGCCCTGCTGCTGGTTGGCGGAAAGGTGCGCTCCGACGGCGACTTCGTCTTCTACAACCAGCCCGCCCACACCTCGGGAGCGGTCCGCCACGAGGGCAAGCGGGACGGCGGCGGCAGCGTCACCGACACCCTGCTCGTCGACCTCGCGCGCGTGGAGCCCGCCGTCGAGAAGATCGTCCTCGTGGCCTCCGCCGACGGCGGGACGTTCGGGAGCGTCCCCGGCCTCTACATCGAGGTCACCGACGCGGCCCAGGGCGGTGTGATCGCTCGTTTCGACAGTGCGGGCGCGAGCGTCGAAACCGCTTTCCTGCTCGGTGAGTTCTACCGCCGCCAGGGCGCCTGGAAATTCCGCGCCGTCGGCCAGGGCTACAGCACGGGACTCGAGGGCCTCGCCACCGACTTCGGCATCACGGTCGACGAGCCGCAGCGCGCGCCCGCCGCCGCACCGCCGCCACCCTCCGCAACTCCCGCACCCCACAACCCGGTTGCCCCGCCACCCCCGGCCGCTCCGCCCGTCGCCCCGCCCCCGCCGGTCACCCCGCCGCCGGTCGCGCCCGCCGCGCCGGTCCGGCTGACCAAGGTCACGCTCACCAAGGCGGCCCCCGCGGTCTCGCTCGCCAAGCAGGGCGGCACCTCGGGCGCGCTGCGCGTGAACCTCAACTGGCAGTCGCGCAAACAGTTCTCGGGGTGGGGCAGCAAGCGCGGCCGGGCCGTCGCCCGGCACGCGGACCTCGACCTCGACCTGTGCGCCCTCTACGAACTCACCGACGGCAGGAAGGGCGTGGTGCAGGCCCTCGGCAACTCCTTCGGCGCCCTGCACCGCCCGCCGTACATCCACCTCGACGGCGACGACCGCACGGGCGCCGTCGAGAGCGGCGAGAACCTCACCGTCAACCTCGACCACACCCGCGACTTCCGGCGCATCCTCGTCTTCGTCACCATCTACGAGGGCGCGCGCTCCTTCGCCGACCTGCACGCCACGGTCACCCTGCAACCGCAGTTCGGGGCGCCGATCGACTTCTCGCTCGACGAGTGCACCGTCCCGTCCACCGTCTGCGCCCTCGCCCTGCTCACCAACACGGGCGACGACCTGATGGTCCAGCGCGAGGCCCGCTACCTGGTGCCCGAACGCGGGGTCAGCCCGCAGCGGACCATAGACCACGTCTACGGCTGGGGCATGAACTGGACACCCGGCCGCAAGTGA
- a CDS encoding DUF6643 family protein, with translation MTSPRSTYGGGFYSASFPDTPIYDRLVAERGTPQIAPIRVPAAYDIPSSHLPALPSALPALPAGPSQPVYGYPQTAQPAPLQQAPAAYIPPQAVPRGYPGQQQPQPQRPMPSGYEAMRPAAPRPAPAQYQDPYSNQQQYRGY, from the coding sequence ATGACCTCCCCCCGCTCCACTTATGGCGGCGGCTTCTACTCCGCCTCCTTCCCGGACACTCCGATCTACGACCGGCTCGTGGCCGAGCGGGGCACCCCGCAGATCGCGCCGATCCGGGTCCCCGCGGCCTACGACATCCCGAGCAGCCACCTGCCCGCGCTGCCGTCGGCCCTGCCCGCCCTCCCGGCGGGACCGTCCCAGCCCGTCTACGGCTACCCCCAGACGGCCCAGCCCGCCCCGCTCCAGCAGGCCCCGGCGGCCTACATCCCGCCGCAGGCCGTGCCGCGCGGATACCCCGGCCAGCAGCAGCCGCAGCCCCAGCGCCCGATGCCCTCCGGTTACGAGGCGATGCGCCCCGCGGCTCCCCGGCCCGCCCCGGCCCAGTACCAGGACCCGTACAGCAACCAGCAGCAGTACCGCGGTTACTGA